From Glycine soja cultivar W05 chromosome 4, ASM419377v2, whole genome shotgun sequence, the proteins below share one genomic window:
- the LOC114409200 gene encoding transcription factor bHLH143-like translates to MGGDCGTWVPHLQFGWQSPNLNPLDMGKPVGISAAMNPGFNMVSSNETVPAFVSSALPHLQLGHSYEPSGWSYCLPPFRQGFSPALNFNAEGKTPADHVKTFGDKIGPYGESSSHQKQFLVIDQTGGQTTIVYSSMFGNPDECLASWHSKLHGANYLRGNEPSFRRDLNLNLNLNLKVNMTEPTLAHKVDENLKTSIESEMHEDTEEINALLYSDSYGYSTQDEDDDDEVTSTGHSPSTMTTHDNCEAFRGETAEEVASIAGKTKKRKQLDGYYDDIQLIDTGSSQNLNKSSATGDDAESRCSSNNNEGSLSGNKKMKKDKIRDVLSILRSIIPGGKDKDPAMLLDDAIHCLKNLKHKAQALRLDAL, encoded by the coding sequence ATGGGAGGAGATTGTGGAACCTGGGTACCGCATCTGCAATTTGGATGGCAATCACCAAATTTGAATCCCCTTGACATGGGGAAGCCAGTTGGTATTTCTGCAGCTATGAACCCTGGCTTTAATATGGTCTCTAGCAATGAGACAGTGCCTGCTTTCGTGTCCTCTGCACTGCCTCATTTGCAGTTAGGACATTCCTATGAACCCAGTGGTTGGTCTTATTGTTTGCCCCCCTTTCGACAAGGATTTTCCCCTGCTCTGAACTTCAATGCTGAGGGAAAAACCCCTGCTGACCATGTGAAAACTTTTGGGGACAAAATTGGTCCCTATGGTGAATCCAGCTCCCATCAGAAACAATTTCTTGTTATTGACCAGACGGGTGGTCAAACGACTATTGTTTATAGCTCTATGTTTGGGAATCCTGATGAGTGCCTTGCTTCTTGGCATTCAAAACTGCATGGTGCTAACTATTTGAGGGGGAATGAACCTTCTTTCAGAAgagatttgaatttgaatttgaatttgaacttGAAAGTGAATATGACTGAGCCAACTTTGGCTCATAAAGTGGATGAGAATCTGAAAACCAGCATTGAAAGTGAGATGCATGAAGACACCGAAGAAATTAATGCATTGCTTTACTCGGACAGCTATGGTTATTCTACCCAGGatgaggatgatgatgatgaagttaCTAGCACAGGGCACTCTCCGAGTACAATGACCACTCATGATAACTGTGAAGCCTTTAGGGGGGAAACCGCAGAAGAAGTTGCGAGCATTGCCGGGAAAACCAAGAAGAGGAAGCAATTGGATGGTTATTACGATGACATACAACTCATTGATACCGGCAGCTCTCAGAATCTGAACAAGTCTTCTGCCACAGGAGATGATGCAGAATCGAGATGTTCTAGTAATAACAACGAAGGATCCTTGTCTGGCAATAAGAAGATGAAAAAGGATAAGATACGCGACGTTCTGAGTATTCTGCGGAGCATAATTCCTGGTGGGAAGGATAAGGATCCGGCCATGCTTCTCGATGATGCCATACATTGCTTGAAAAACTTGAAACACAAGGCTCAAGCGCTCAGACTTGATGCCTTGTAA